The following proteins come from a genomic window of Anas acuta chromosome 22, bAnaAcu1.1, whole genome shotgun sequence:
- the ZNF362 gene encoding zinc finger protein 362 isoform X2 encodes MEKLIAAERKNPRSHGLGRWEPLRFCSSTLPLPELACRGLSVFLGCVKLSSLSPVEKRPACSTSSQLDLEMDADKGKQRQYSQRMAEPRFNNPYFWPPPPTMPSQLDNLVLINKIKEQLMAEKIRPPHLPPTSVASQQPLLVPPSPAESSQSIMSLPKLQQVPGLHPQAVPQPDVALHARPATSTVTGLGLASRAPAVSTSESSTGTGTTTPSTPTSTSQSRLIASSPTLISGITSPPLLDSIKTIQGHSLLGAPKTERGRKKIKAENPSGPPVLVVPYPILASGETAKEGKTYRCKVCPLTFFTKSEMQIHSKSHTEAKPHKCPHCSKSFANASYLAQHLRIHLGVKPYHCSYCEKSFRQLSHLQQHTRIHTGDRPYKCPHPGCEKAFTQLSNLQSHQRQHNKDKPYKCPNCYRAYTDSASLQIHLSAHAIKHAKAYCCSMCGRAYTSETYLMKHMSKHTVVEHLVSQHSPQRTESPGIPVRISLI; translated from the exons ATGGAAAAGTTAATTGCAGCCGAAC GAAAAAACCCACGTTCCCACGGGTTGGGTAGGTGGGAGCCGCTTCGCTTTTGTTCCTCCACTCTGCCTCTCCCGGAGCTCGCGTGTCGGGGGCTGTctgtgtttttggggtgtgtgaAGTTGTCCTCCTTGTCCCCCGTAGAAAAACGCCCCGCGTGCAGCACCAGTTCCCAGCTAGATCTGGAGATGGACGCGGATAAGGGGAAGCAACGCCAGTACTCTCAGAG GATGGCGGAGCCTCGCTTCAACAACCCCTACTTCTGGCCGCCTCCTCCCACCATGCCCAGCCAG CTGGACAACCTTGTCCTGATCAACAAAATCAAGGAGCAGCTGATGGCAGAGAAGATCCGTCCCCCACACCTGCCCCCCACCTCCGTGGCCTCCCAGCAGCCCCTCCTGGTGCCCCCCTCTCCTGCCGAAAGCAGCCAGTCCATCATGTCCCTCCCCAAGCTGCAGCAAGTCCCGGGCCTGCACCCGCAAGCTGTCCCCCAGCCCGATGTGGCCCTGCACGCTCGGCCGGCCACCAGCACTGTCACAG GGTTGGGGCTGGCCTCCCGTGCGCCCGCCGTCAGCACCTCTGAGTCCAGCACAGGCACGggcaccaccaccccttccaccCCCACCTCCACCAGCCAGAGCCGCCTCATCGCCTCCTCGCCCACCCTTATCTCAGGAATCACCAGCCCGCCCCTCCTCGACTCCATAAAGACAATCCAGGGCCACAGCTTGCTGGGGGCACCCAAGACGGAGCGGGGCCGCAAGAAGATCAAGGCGGAAAACCCTTCGGGGCCGCCCGTCCTTGTGGTTCCCTACCCCATCCTGGCCTCGGGGGAGACCGCCAaagaggggaagacgtacag GTGTAAGGTCTGCCCCTTGACGTTCTTCACCAAGTCGGAGATGCAGATCCACTCCAAGTCACACACAGAGGCCAAGCCCCACAAGTGCCCCCACTGCTCCAAATCGTTCGCCAATGCCTCTTACCTGGCCCAGCACCTGCGCATCCACCTGGGCGTGAAGCCCTACCACTGCTCGTACTGCGAGAAGTCCTTCCGCCAGCTgtcccacctccagcagcacaccAG AATTCACACCGGTGACAGACCCTACAAGTGCCCGCACCCTGGCTGCGAAAAGGCGTTCACACAACTCTCCAACCTCCAG TCTCACCAGCGACAGCACAACAAGGACAAGCCCTACAAGTGCCCGAACTGCTACCGGGCATACACGGACTCGGCCTCGCTGCAGATCCACCTCTCGGCGCATGCCATCAAGCACGCCAAGGCTTACTGCTGCAGCATGTGCGGTCGCGCCTATACCTCG GAGACCTATTTGATGAAGCACATGTCCAAACATACCGTGGTGGAGCACCTCGTGAGCCAGCACTCACCTCAAAGGACGGAGTCCCCCGGCATCCCCGTGCGAATCTCACTCATCTAA
- the ZNF362 gene encoding zinc finger protein 362 isoform X4: MEKLIAAERTYFCAGGGRRGAVDVAWGLGLFFFSGKNPRSHGLEKRPACSTSSQLDLEMDADKGKQRQYSQRMAEPRFNNPYFWPPPPTMPSQLDNLVLINKIKEQLMAEKIRPPHLPPTSVASQQPLLVPPSPAESSQSIMSLPKLQQVPGLHPQAVPQPDVALHARPATSTVTGLGLASRAPAVSTSESSTGTGTTTPSTPTSTSQSRLIASSPTLISGITSPPLLDSIKTIQGHSLLGAPKTERGRKKIKAENPSGPPVLVVPYPILASGETAKEGKTYRCKVCPLTFFTKSEMQIHSKSHTEAKPHKCPHCSKSFANASYLAQHLRIHLGVKPYHCSYCEKSFRQLSHLQQHTRIHTGDRPYKCPHPGCEKAFTQLSNLQSHQRQHNKDKPYKCPNCYRAYTDSASLQIHLSAHAIKHAKAYCCSMCGRAYTSETYLMKHMSKHTVVEHLVSQHSPQRTESPGIPVRISLI; this comes from the exons ATGGAAAAGTTAATTGCAGCCGAACGTACCTATTTTTGTGCCGGTGGTGGTcggagaggagctgtggatgttgCATGGGGGCTcggcttattttttttttctg GAAAAAACCCACGTTCCCACGGGTTGG AAAAACGCCCCGCGTGCAGCACCAGTTCCCAGCTAGATCTGGAGATGGACGCGGATAAGGGGAAGCAACGCCAGTACTCTCAGAG GATGGCGGAGCCTCGCTTCAACAACCCCTACTTCTGGCCGCCTCCTCCCACCATGCCCAGCCAG CTGGACAACCTTGTCCTGATCAACAAAATCAAGGAGCAGCTGATGGCAGAGAAGATCCGTCCCCCACACCTGCCCCCCACCTCCGTGGCCTCCCAGCAGCCCCTCCTGGTGCCCCCCTCTCCTGCCGAAAGCAGCCAGTCCATCATGTCCCTCCCCAAGCTGCAGCAAGTCCCGGGCCTGCACCCGCAAGCTGTCCCCCAGCCCGATGTGGCCCTGCACGCTCGGCCGGCCACCAGCACTGTCACAG GGTTGGGGCTGGCCTCCCGTGCGCCCGCCGTCAGCACCTCTGAGTCCAGCACAGGCACGggcaccaccaccccttccaccCCCACCTCCACCAGCCAGAGCCGCCTCATCGCCTCCTCGCCCACCCTTATCTCAGGAATCACCAGCCCGCCCCTCCTCGACTCCATAAAGACAATCCAGGGCCACAGCTTGCTGGGGGCACCCAAGACGGAGCGGGGCCGCAAGAAGATCAAGGCGGAAAACCCTTCGGGGCCGCCCGTCCTTGTGGTTCCCTACCCCATCCTGGCCTCGGGGGAGACCGCCAaagaggggaagacgtacag GTGTAAGGTCTGCCCCTTGACGTTCTTCACCAAGTCGGAGATGCAGATCCACTCCAAGTCACACACAGAGGCCAAGCCCCACAAGTGCCCCCACTGCTCCAAATCGTTCGCCAATGCCTCTTACCTGGCCCAGCACCTGCGCATCCACCTGGGCGTGAAGCCCTACCACTGCTCGTACTGCGAGAAGTCCTTCCGCCAGCTgtcccacctccagcagcacaccAG AATTCACACCGGTGACAGACCCTACAAGTGCCCGCACCCTGGCTGCGAAAAGGCGTTCACACAACTCTCCAACCTCCAG TCTCACCAGCGACAGCACAACAAGGACAAGCCCTACAAGTGCCCGAACTGCTACCGGGCATACACGGACTCGGCCTCGCTGCAGATCCACCTCTCGGCGCATGCCATCAAGCACGCCAAGGCTTACTGCTGCAGCATGTGCGGTCGCGCCTATACCTCG GAGACCTATTTGATGAAGCACATGTCCAAACATACCGTGGTGGAGCACCTCGTGAGCCAGCACTCACCTCAAAGGACGGAGTCCCCCGGCATCCCCGTGCGAATCTCACTCATCTAA